In one window of Catalinimonas alkaloidigena DNA:
- the hemL gene encoding glutamate-1-semialdehyde 2,1-aminomutase, with amino-acid sequence MQYTTSQSLFERAGHTIPGGVNSPVRAFKAVGGTPVFLKSAEGPYVYDVDGNQYIELINSWGPMILGHAHPLIVEAVQHAATDSLSFGAPTRREIEMAELITQMVPSVEKVRMVNSGTEATMSAVRVARGYTGRDKIIKFAGCYHGHGDSFLIAAGSGAVTFGTPDSPGVTKGVAQDTLTAPYNDLAAVEELVAANPDQIAAIIIEPVAGNMGCIVPSSEFLTGLRRVCDAHGIVLIFDEVMTGFRLAPGGAQTVLGVTPDLTTLGKIIGGGMPVGAYGGKKEIMDFVAPAGPVYQAGTLSGNPVAMAAGLTMLTYLHEHPEVYTRLETVGKTLTDGLRQGLDKLGLRYTINQIGSMYTLFFTDQPVYDFETARQSDLMAFGRYFHAMLSRGVYLAPSQFESLFLSTALTDELIDRIIEAHQDALEEIMAETEGRN; translated from the coding sequence ATGCAGTACACAACCAGCCAATCACTTTTCGAACGTGCCGGACACACCATTCCCGGCGGGGTAAATTCGCCCGTACGCGCTTTCAAAGCCGTAGGAGGGACCCCGGTTTTTCTTAAATCGGCCGAGGGACCGTATGTGTACGACGTGGACGGGAATCAGTACATCGAGCTGATCAACTCGTGGGGACCGATGATTCTGGGGCATGCGCATCCGCTGATCGTGGAAGCGGTGCAACACGCCGCCACCGACTCGCTGTCGTTTGGAGCACCTACCCGCCGCGAAATCGAGATGGCCGAGCTGATTACCCAAATGGTGCCGTCGGTAGAAAAAGTGCGGATGGTAAACTCAGGCACCGAAGCTACCATGTCGGCCGTGCGGGTGGCGCGGGGCTACACGGGGCGCGACAAGATCATCAAATTCGCCGGCTGTTACCACGGCCACGGCGACTCATTCCTGATTGCGGCGGGCAGTGGAGCGGTTACGTTCGGCACTCCCGATAGTCCCGGTGTGACCAAAGGCGTGGCCCAGGATACGCTGACGGCACCCTACAACGACTTGGCCGCGGTCGAAGAACTGGTTGCGGCCAATCCTGACCAAATTGCGGCCATCATCATCGAACCGGTGGCGGGCAACATGGGGTGCATCGTGCCGTCGTCGGAGTTTCTGACGGGCCTGCGCCGCGTGTGCGATGCGCACGGCATTGTCCTTATTTTCGACGAAGTGATGACGGGCTTCCGGCTGGCGCCGGGGGGGGCGCAAACGGTGCTGGGCGTAACGCCCGATCTGACTACCCTGGGCAAAATCATCGGTGGCGGCATGCCTGTAGGGGCTTATGGCGGTAAAAAAGAGATCATGGATTTTGTAGCCCCGGCCGGACCTGTCTACCAGGCAGGCACGCTGTCGGGCAATCCGGTGGCCATGGCGGCAGGACTGACCATGCTGACCTATCTGCACGAACATCCGGAGGTCTACACCCGCCTGGAAACCGTGGGCAAAACTCTGACGGATGGCCTGCGCCAGGGACTTGATAAACTGGGCCTCCGCTACACCATCAACCAGATCGGGTCGATGTATACGCTGTTCTTCACCGATCAGCCGGTATACGATTTCGAAACGGCCCGCCAGTCGGACCTGATGGCCTTCGGACGTTATTTCCACGCTATGCTCTCGCGCGGCGTTTACCTAGCCCCCTCGCAATTCGAAAGTCTGTTCCTGTCTACCGCCCTGACCGACGAACTGATCGACCGGATTATTGAAGCGCACCAGGACGCGCTAGAGGAAATTATGGCCGAAACAGAAGGTCGGAATTAA
- a CDS encoding L-threonylcarbamoyladenylate synthase — protein sequence MIGTDVSQAAALLRQGQLVAIPTETVYGLAANALDVQAVSRIFEAKKRPSFDPLIVHIGALAQLETYVTQLPPLALRLAEHFWPGPLTLLLDRRPLIPDLVTAGLPQVGIRLPAHPLTQQLLATLDFPLAAPSANPFGYISPTTAQHVAQQLGEQVPYILDGGPCQVGLESTIVGFPEGRPLVYRLGGIALEQLEAVIGEPVERRAHSTSNPQAPGMLKSHYAPRIPFHVGEIDALLEKFPHQNVGVLSLQTTYPSVNAAWQVQLSPTGHLPEAAGRLFAAMRHLDSLPLDVIVAEWMPETGLGRAMNDRLRRAAVPDNLQTGEI from the coding sequence ATGATCGGCACGGACGTATCTCAGGCAGCAGCGCTTCTTCGACAGGGACAATTAGTCGCTATTCCGACCGAAACGGTATATGGGTTGGCGGCCAATGCGCTGGATGTGCAGGCGGTGAGTCGCATTTTCGAAGCCAAAAAACGGCCATCGTTCGATCCGCTGATCGTGCACATTGGTGCGCTGGCGCAATTGGAGACGTACGTCACGCAGCTTCCGCCGCTGGCTCTCCGGCTGGCGGAGCACTTTTGGCCCGGTCCGTTGACGCTGCTGCTCGACCGTCGCCCGCTTATTCCCGATCTGGTCACGGCGGGATTGCCGCAGGTCGGCATACGGCTTCCGGCCCATCCGCTCACCCAACAACTTCTGGCAACACTCGATTTTCCGCTGGCCGCCCCCAGCGCCAATCCGTTCGGGTACATCTCACCGACGACGGCGCAGCACGTCGCACAGCAGTTGGGTGAACAAGTTCCTTATATTCTGGACGGTGGCCCCTGTCAGGTGGGGCTGGAGTCGACCATCGTCGGATTTCCGGAGGGGCGTCCTTTGGTCTACCGGTTGGGGGGAATTGCACTGGAACAGCTGGAAGCGGTGATCGGCGAACCGGTTGAGCGCCGCGCGCACTCTACGTCCAATCCGCAAGCCCCCGGCATGCTGAAAAGCCATTACGCACCGCGCATCCCATTTCACGTGGGCGAGATCGACGCCTTACTGGAGAAGTTTCCGCACCAAAACGTTGGGGTATTGTCCTTACAAACGACCTATCCTTCGGTGAACGCGGCGTGGCAAGTGCAACTTTCACCTACCGGGCATCTGCCCGAGGCTGCGGGGCGTCTTTTTGCGGCCATGCGTCACCTGGACAGCCTGCCGCTGGACGTCATCGTGGCGGAATGGATGCCGGAGACAGGGTTGGGGCGGGCCATGAACGATCGGTTGCGCCGGGCGGCTGTGCCGGACAATCTCCAGACCGGAGAAATCTGA
- a CDS encoding ABC transporter substrate-binding protein, which produces MLKRYCGGFFLLLILSVAVHAQSRNDETNYLYGKELLKKEQFAEAANVFEKLAVPDRQSQFAAYSHYYYALAEFRQGHYEKANLTLLKLVESFPDWSDKQEAYYLMTLAAFERHKPEVAVDYLQKIKSRELQTLATTAADHYLQQIHGLDTLRTLYQKYPANTSVAVAYAHQLQFAPRTPENQQTLEKIRGQLPAERLNALGKAPEQKARYRVALLLPFEVKAINPDDINRQNQFVLDFYQGVQLAQEQLKNEDGEPLVELFVYDTEKSPENVKAMAQWPELRSMDLMVGPVYTNGSLVLTPFAQQYRIPMVNPLSENAEIIEGNPYSFLAEATLESRAQAIATFALGQFKGKKVGILSGTDRRDTALASAYQQAVEALGGQVVVLEKIDGRLNSAVKDVVERLQKAGVSHVLVSSEDAFMAQNFITSLELLGFRLPTVAPGSWLRDATVVSLPQWERQNIFFFMDNFADSDKKAVQDFQRRYMSRARLIPSVYAYQGYDQMMFFGEMLKKYGTGLAEGIHQEGYWPGITLTGFDYSQGNDNRFVAVVKIEDGTLKIVNAPTSAAFEFQKR; this is translated from the coding sequence ATGCTGAAAAGATATTGCGGAGGGTTTTTCCTTCTTCTGATACTGTCGGTTGCGGTGCACGCGCAGTCTCGTAACGACGAAACCAACTATTTGTATGGGAAAGAGCTGCTGAAAAAAGAGCAGTTTGCCGAGGCGGCCAACGTCTTCGAAAAGCTGGCCGTTCCCGACCGCCAGAGCCAGTTTGCTGCCTATTCCCATTATTACTACGCGCTGGCCGAGTTCCGGCAGGGGCACTACGAAAAAGCCAATCTGACCTTATTAAAACTGGTCGAGTCGTTCCCGGATTGGTCCGACAAACAAGAGGCTTATTACCTGATGACCCTGGCGGCATTCGAGCGGCATAAGCCCGAGGTTGCCGTAGATTATCTGCAGAAAATCAAGAGTCGGGAGTTGCAGACACTCGCAACGACGGCCGCCGATCATTACCTGCAGCAGATTCACGGGCTGGACACTCTGCGCACGCTCTATCAAAAATATCCTGCCAACACCTCGGTAGCGGTGGCGTATGCGCATCAGTTGCAGTTTGCGCCCCGGACACCTGAAAACCAGCAGACACTCGAAAAAATCAGGGGACAGTTACCCGCCGAACGCCTGAATGCCCTGGGTAAAGCGCCCGAACAGAAAGCACGTTACCGGGTAGCGTTGCTGTTGCCATTTGAAGTGAAGGCAATTAATCCGGACGACATCAATCGCCAGAATCAGTTTGTGCTCGACTTTTATCAGGGCGTTCAACTGGCGCAGGAACAATTGAAAAACGAAGACGGCGAGCCGCTGGTCGAGCTTTTTGTGTACGACACGGAAAAGAGTCCCGAGAATGTGAAAGCTATGGCCCAATGGCCGGAATTGCGCAGCATGGACCTGATGGTGGGGCCGGTGTACACCAACGGATCGCTGGTGCTGACGCCTTTCGCACAGCAGTACCGCATTCCGATGGTCAATCCACTTTCCGAAAACGCGGAAATCATCGAAGGCAATCCGTATTCGTTTCTGGCCGAAGCGACGCTGGAAAGCCGCGCACAGGCCATTGCCACGTTTGCATTGGGTCAGTTCAAGGGAAAAAAAGTAGGGATTCTGAGTGGTACAGACCGCCGCGATACCGCCCTGGCCAGCGCGTATCAGCAGGCTGTCGAAGCCTTGGGGGGACAGGTGGTCGTGCTTGAGAAGATCGACGGTCGGCTGAACAGTGCCGTGAAAGATGTGGTAGAGCGCTTACAGAAGGCGGGTGTTTCGCACGTGCTGGTCAGCAGCGAAGATGCTTTCATGGCGCAGAATTTCATCACTTCGCTCGAACTCTTAGGCTTCAGACTGCCGACTGTCGCACCCGGAAGCTGGCTGCGCGATGCCACTGTGGTGTCGCTGCCGCAGTGGGAGCGCCAGAACATCTTTTTCTTCATGGACAACTTTGCCGACAGCGACAAAAAAGCCGTACAGGATTTCCAACGTCGGTACATGAGTCGGGCGCGGCTCATTCCTTCGGTATATGCCTACCAGGGATACGACCAGATGATGTTCTTCGGCGAAATGTTGAAGAAGTACGGCACCGGTCTGGCCGAGGGCATTCACCAGGAGGGGTATTGGCCCGGCATCACGCTGACCGGCTTCGACTATTCCCAAGGGAATGACAACCGATTCGTCGCCGTCGTGAAGATCGAGGACGGGACGCTCAAAATCGTCAACGCGCCTACCTCGGCAGCTTTTGAATTTCAGAAACGGTAA
- a CDS encoding DUF4249 family protein, which yields MKARISLGIGLACVLGISACSTELDVNAPEREIMVLYGLLDPDDSVHYVRVNRAYLREGEDALRIAREDPEATNYPAEALEVELIQVTGSTRVTVSTLSRMVATEKDSGAFYYPDQVLYVTPQAVALRTDEGTRYEVAVRNLISGHEASAETDLVAPFAVQRPLYIPGNNTSFGAVAIDREVEVALTPSANSTIHQLTRITVHYTERYFSGDSARRVLKVPALFTLTGGSEEVNRLLPEGFILDAIGTTLDVSNNTQVRERVFGPVDFTFYAGNQALSDYIEINDNFSPLSQTKPLYTNVQNGVGLLASRRRQTVSPAISANSLQVLQNRYPDVKVAL from the coding sequence GTGAAAGCACGGATATCACTTGGAATCGGCCTCGCCTGCGTACTGGGCATCAGCGCGTGCTCTACGGAGTTGGACGTAAACGCACCCGAACGCGAAATCATGGTGCTGTACGGGCTGCTAGATCCTGACGATTCGGTGCATTACGTGCGCGTAAACCGGGCGTATTTGCGCGAAGGCGAAGACGCGTTGCGGATTGCGCGGGAAGATCCTGAAGCGACCAACTACCCCGCCGAGGCGCTGGAAGTCGAGCTGATTCAAGTCACAGGCAGCACGCGGGTAACGGTAAGCACCTTATCCCGGATGGTCGCGACCGAAAAAGACTCCGGTGCGTTTTATTACCCCGACCAAGTACTTTACGTCACGCCGCAGGCAGTTGCGTTACGTACCGACGAAGGTACCCGCTACGAAGTAGCCGTGCGCAACCTGATTAGTGGCCACGAAGCTTCGGCGGAAACCGACCTTGTGGCGCCGTTTGCCGTGCAGCGTCCCCTCTATATTCCGGGAAACAATACCAGCTTTGGGGCGGTGGCTATCGATCGGGAGGTCGAAGTGGCACTGACGCCTTCGGCCAACAGCACGATTCACCAACTCACCCGCATCACGGTCCATTACACAGAGCGTTATTTTTCCGGCGATTCGGCCCGGCGCGTGTTGAAAGTCCCCGCCCTGTTCACCCTGACGGGAGGAAGTGAGGAAGTCAACCGCTTGCTGCCGGAGGGATTTATTTTGGACGCCATCGGCACTACGCTCGACGTGTCGAACAACACACAAGTGCGCGAACGCGTGTTCGGGCCCGTGGACTTCACGTTCTATGCGGGCAATCAAGCCTTAAGCGACTACATCGAGATCAACGACAACTTTTCGCCCCTTTCCCAAACCAAGCCGTTGTACACCAATGTGCAGAACGGCGTCGGCTTGCTAGCCTCGCGCCGCCGCCAGACCGTCAGCCCTGCCATCAGCGCGAACAGCCTGCAAGTATTGCAAAACCGCTATCCGGACGTGAAAGTGGCACTGTAG
- a CDS encoding tetratricopeptide repeat protein, which produces MLTTLGCQQVDTEAAEEAFTQGRQQLEAGQTAAAIASFTQAIETDSSRADYYNARGVSYFETGQYEQAQADYSQAIRLDPENYKPYYNRGRAYIAQQRYPLAIQSFDAALQRDSTIHEIWNNRGVAHHLNGDYPKAIADFTHSLSLAPRNNIAHYNRGKLYYLTEDFASAKEDFDSTLSANPNYPDALYARGLARLAMNEESGCDDVRRSVQLGYDKVDPEVREACGADHP; this is translated from the coding sequence TTGCTTACCACATTGGGCTGCCAGCAGGTAGACACCGAAGCGGCCGAAGAAGCGTTTACGCAGGGGCGGCAGCAGTTGGAGGCTGGTCAGACCGCGGCTGCTATTGCCTCGTTTACGCAGGCGATTGAAACCGACAGCAGCCGCGCCGATTATTACAATGCCCGTGGTGTCTCCTATTTCGAAACCGGGCAGTACGAGCAGGCCCAGGCCGACTATAGCCAGGCCATCCGGCTCGATCCGGAAAATTACAAGCCTTATTATAACCGGGGACGCGCCTACATTGCGCAGCAGCGGTATCCGCTCGCCATCCAGAGTTTTGATGCTGCGCTGCAACGCGATAGCACCATTCACGAGATCTGGAACAACCGGGGCGTGGCCCACCACCTCAACGGCGACTATCCGAAAGCCATTGCCGACTTCACACACTCGTTGTCGTTGGCACCGCGCAACAACATTGCCCACTACAACCGGGGAAAACTCTATTACCTGACCGAAGATTTTGCCTCGGCGAAAGAAGATTTCGACAGTACCTTGTCGGCCAATCCCAATTATCCGGATGCGCTGTATGCCCGGGGGTTGGCGCGGCTGGCCATGAACGAGGAATCCGGGTGCGACGACGTGCGCCGGTCGGTGCAGTTGGGGTACGACAAAGTCGACCCGGAAGTACGCGAGGCGTGCGGGGCCGACCATCCATGA
- the dnaK gene encoding molecular chaperone DnaK produces the protein MGKIIGIDLGTTNSCVAVMEGNEPVVIPNNEGQRTTASIVAFMDNGERKVGAPAKRQAITNPKNTVQSIKRFMGKKYTETQNEISTVAYTVEKGPNDTPRVKIGDRLYSPQEISAMILQKMKSTAEDYLGTTVTEAVITVPAYFNDAERQATKEAGQIAGLDVKRIINEPTAAALAYGLDKKDQDVKIAVFDLGGGTFDISILELGEGVFEVKSTDGDTHLGGDDFDQVIINWLAEEFLKDERIDLRKDPMALQRLKEAAEKAKIELSSSTQTEINLPYIMPVDGIPKHLVRTLTRSKFEQLADSLIQRTLEPCRRAMKNAGYTNSDIDEVILVGGSTRIPRIQEEVEKFFGKKPSKGVNPDEVVAVGAAIQGGVLTGEVKDVLLLDVTPLSLGIETMGGVSTKLIESNTTIPTKKSEVFSTASDNQPSVEIHVLQGERPMAKDNRTIGRFHLDGIPPAPRGVPQIEVTFDIDANGILNVSARDKGTGKEQKIRIEASSGLSQEEIERMRNEAKANEEADRQEREKIEKLNQADSMVFQTEKQLKEYGDKLSDANRTAIQSALDNLRNAHSSQNLEEVDSALAALNQAWQNASQDLYNAQQAGGAEGAAPGADAGQAAGNGAASDVTDVDYEEVDGSKNK, from the coding sequence ATGGGAAAAATAATTGGAATTGACTTGGGTACGACCAACTCGTGCGTTGCCGTGATGGAAGGGAACGAACCAGTGGTGATTCCCAACAACGAGGGTCAGCGGACCACGGCGTCGATTGTTGCCTTCATGGACAACGGCGAGCGCAAAGTGGGTGCCCCGGCCAAGCGTCAGGCGATCACGAACCCCAAAAATACCGTGCAGTCGATCAAACGGTTCATGGGGAAAAAATATACTGAAACCCAGAACGAGATCAGCACGGTAGCCTACACCGTTGAGAAAGGCCCCAACGATACACCTCGGGTGAAAATCGGTGATCGGCTCTACTCTCCTCAGGAAATTTCGGCGATGATCCTTCAGAAAATGAAGTCGACGGCGGAAGATTACCTGGGCACTACGGTAACAGAAGCGGTCATCACCGTACCGGCTTACTTTAACGATGCCGAGCGTCAGGCCACCAAAGAAGCTGGTCAGATTGCCGGTTTGGATGTGAAGCGTATCATCAACGAGCCTACGGCGGCTGCGTTGGCGTATGGTCTCGATAAAAAAGATCAGGATGTTAAAATCGCGGTCTTTGACCTGGGTGGCGGTACGTTCGATATCTCCATCCTGGAGCTGGGCGAGGGCGTGTTCGAAGTAAAATCGACCGACGGTGATACCCACCTGGGTGGTGACGACTTTGATCAGGTGATCATCAACTGGCTGGCAGAAGAGTTTCTGAAAGACGAGCGCATTGACCTGCGGAAAGATCCGATGGCGTTGCAACGCCTGAAAGAAGCCGCCGAGAAAGCAAAGATCGAGCTCTCTTCGTCGACCCAAACGGAAATCAACCTGCCGTACATCATGCCGGTAGATGGCATTCCGAAGCACCTGGTGCGTACCCTGACGCGCTCGAAGTTCGAGCAACTGGCCGATAGCCTGATTCAGCGCACGCTGGAGCCTTGCCGTCGCGCTATGAAAAACGCGGGGTATACCAACAGCGACATCGACGAAGTAATCCTGGTAGGCGGTTCTACCCGTATCCCCCGCATTCAGGAAGAAGTTGAGAAGTTTTTCGGCAAGAAGCCTTCGAAAGGTGTGAACCCTGACGAAGTTGTGGCCGTGGGTGCCGCCATCCAAGGTGGGGTCCTGACCGGCGAAGTGAAAGATGTGCTTCTGCTGGACGTAACGCCGCTGTCACTGGGCATTGAAACCATGGGTGGTGTCTCGACCAAGTTGATCGAATCCAACACGACGATTCCTACCAAGAAATCGGAAGTGTTCTCGACCGCCTCGGATAACCAGCCTTCGGTAGAGATCCACGTATTGCAGGGCGAACGTCCCATGGCGAAAGACAACCGGACCATCGGCCGATTCCACCTCGACGGAATTCCGCCAGCCCCGCGTGGCGTACCGCAAATCGAAGTCACGTTCGACATTGATGCCAACGGTATTCTGAACGTTTCGGCGCGCGACAAAGGCACCGGCAAAGAGCAGAAGATCCGCATCGAAGCTTCCTCGGGTCTGTCGCAGGAAGAAATCGAACGCATGCGCAACGAAGCCAAAGCGAACGAAGAAGCCGACCGTCAGGAACGCGAAAAGATCGAGAAGCTGAATCAGGCGGATTCGATGGTGTTCCAGACCGAAAAGCAGTTGAAGGAATACGGCGACAAACTGTCGGACGCCAACCGTACGGCCATTCAGTCGGCGTTGGATAACCTGCGCAACGCCCATTCTTCGCAGAATTTGGAAGAAGTCGACAGCGCGTTAGCCGCCCTGAATCAAGCTTGGCAGAATGCCTCGCAAGACCTGTACAATGCACAGCAGGCGGGTGGTGCCGAAGGTGCTGCACCGGGAGCGGATGCAGGCCAAGCCGCCGGAAACGGTGCCGCCAGTGACGTGACGGATGTCGATTACGAAGAAGTAGACGGTAGTAAAAACAAATAA